One region of Zootoca vivipara chromosome 7, rZooViv1.1, whole genome shotgun sequence genomic DNA includes:
- the ITPA gene encoding inosine triphosphate pyrophosphatase, whose amino-acid sequence MATTPAAAAAARSVVFVTGNAKKLEEVIQILGDSFPYRLIAKKIDLPEYQGEPDDISIQKCQEAAKQIQGPVIVEDTCLCFKALGGLPGPYIKWFLEKLKPEGLYKLLAGFEDKSAYALCTFAYSTGNPDDPVKLFKGQTQGHIVDPRGPRDFGWDPCFQPEGYDKTYAELPKSVKNSISHRYKALKELSTYFSQEHNLTEATSCLS is encoded by the exons ATGGCGACGACgccggcagctgctgctgctgcaaggagcGTGGTGTTTGTCACCGGCAACGCCAAGAAACTGGAGGAG GTGATCCAGATCCTAGGTGACTCCTTTCCATACAGGCTGATTGCAAAGAAAATAGACT TGCCTGAGTACCAAGGGGAACCTGATGACATTTCTATCCAGAAGTGCCAGGAAGCAGCTAAGCAG ATCCAGGGACCAGTTATTGTCGAAGATACTTGTTTGTGTTTCAAAGCCCTTGGAGGACTCCCAGGGCCGTACAT AAAATGGTTCCTAGAGAAGCTGAAACCAGAAG GGCTGTACAAACTGTTAGCAGGATTTGAAGATAAATCTGCTTATGCTCTCTGCACCTTTGCCTATAGCACTGGAAATCCGGATGACCCAGTGAAGCTGTTCAAAGGCCAGACTCAG GGACATATAGTTGACCCAAGGGGACCTAGAGACTTCGGATGGGATCCATGCTTCCAGCCAGAAGGTTATGATAAGAC CTATGCAGAATTGCCCAAATCAGTGAAGAACTCAATCTCTCATCGTTACAAAGCCCTGAAAGAACTGTCTACCTACTTCTCTCAAGAGCACAACTTGACAGAGGCCACATCTTGTCTCAGTTAG